One window from the genome of Dermochelys coriacea isolate rDerCor1 chromosome 19, rDerCor1.pri.v4, whole genome shotgun sequence encodes:
- the LYPLA2 gene encoding acyl-protein thioesterase 2 isoform X1 → MCGNNMSVPLLADAVTVSGAERETAAVIFLHGLGDTGHSWAEALSSIRLPYVKYICPHAPRIPVTLNMKMVMPSWSVHGAVGRRRGACGLLMLQREPEVVAGGIGGLAPGTCGGEGEGWVYLAIRLPCAMDTWRVRRLISFAFPPRFDLMGLSPDAPEDEAGIKKASENLKAAIEHEIKNGIPPNRIILGGFSQGGALSLYTALTSQYQLAGIVALSCWLPLHKAFPQAACNGVNKDIAILQCHGEMDPMIPVRFGALTAEKLKSVVTPTKVQFKTYPGMMHSSCPQEMMAVKEFIEKLLPRI, encoded by the exons ATGTGTGGTAACAACATGTCTGTCCCCCTCCTTGCTGATGCAGTGACTGTTTCAGGGGCAGAACGGGAGACTGCAGCG GTCATTTTTTTACATGGGCTCGGAGACACAGG gcacagctgggctgaggcGCTATCCTCCATCCGACTCCCATATGTGAAATATATCTGCCCTCATGC gCCCAGGATTCCTGTAACTCTCAACATGAAGATGGTCATGCCCTCCTGGTCAGTTcatggggctgtgggcaggcgGAGGGGGGCATGTGGGTTGCTCATGTTACAGAGGGAGCCTGAGGTAGTGGCAGGTGGAATCGGGGGTCTCGCTCCAGGCACctgtggaggagagggagaggggtgggtgTATCTGGCCATTAGACTCCCCTGTGCCATGGACACTTGGAGGGTGAggaggctgatctcatttgcattcCCTCCCAGGTTTGATCTGATGGGGCTGAGTCCGGATGCGCCTGAGGACGAAGCTGGAATCAAGAAAGCATCTGAAAACC TTAAAGCAGCTATCGAGCATGAGATCAAGAATGGCATCCCACCCAACCGCATCATCCTCGGGGGCTTCTCGCAA GGTGGTGCCCTATCGCTCTACACGGCGCTCACCTCCCAGTACCAGCTGGCTGGCATCGTGGCGCTCAGCTGCTGGCTCCCGCTGCACAAGGCCTTCCCTCAG GCAGCGTGCAACGGCGTGAACAAGGATATCGCCATCCTGCAGTGTCATGGGGAGATGGACCCCATGATCCCTGTCCGCTTCGGAGCCCTCACCGCCGAGAAGCTGAAGTCCGTCGTCACCCCCACCAAGGTTCAATTCAAAACCTACCCCGGAATGATGCACAGCTCCTGCCCTCAG GAGATGATGGCGGTGAAGGAATTCATTGAGAAGCTGCTGCCCCGGATCTAA
- the LYPLA2 gene encoding acyl-protein thioesterase 2 isoform X2: MCGNNMSVPLLADAVTVSGAERETAAVIFLHGLGDTGHSWAEALSSIRLPYVKYICPHAPRIPVTLNMKMVMPSWFDLMGLSPDAPEDEAGIKKASENLKAAIEHEIKNGIPPNRIILGGFSQGGALSLYTALTSQYQLAGIVALSCWLPLHKAFPQAACNGVNKDIAILQCHGEMDPMIPVRFGALTAEKLKSVVTPTKVQFKTYPGMMHSSCPQEMMAVKEFIEKLLPRI, from the exons ATGTGTGGTAACAACATGTCTGTCCCCCTCCTTGCTGATGCAGTGACTGTTTCAGGGGCAGAACGGGAGACTGCAGCG GTCATTTTTTTACATGGGCTCGGAGACACAGG gcacagctgggctgaggcGCTATCCTCCATCCGACTCCCATATGTGAAATATATCTGCCCTCATGC gCCCAGGATTCCTGTAACTCTCAACATGAAGATGGTCATGCCCTCCTG GTTTGATCTGATGGGGCTGAGTCCGGATGCGCCTGAGGACGAAGCTGGAATCAAGAAAGCATCTGAAAACC TTAAAGCAGCTATCGAGCATGAGATCAAGAATGGCATCCCACCCAACCGCATCATCCTCGGGGGCTTCTCGCAA GGTGGTGCCCTATCGCTCTACACGGCGCTCACCTCCCAGTACCAGCTGGCTGGCATCGTGGCGCTCAGCTGCTGGCTCCCGCTGCACAAGGCCTTCCCTCAG GCAGCGTGCAACGGCGTGAACAAGGATATCGCCATCCTGCAGTGTCATGGGGAGATGGACCCCATGATCCCTGTCCGCTTCGGAGCCCTCACCGCCGAGAAGCTGAAGTCCGTCGTCACCCCCACCAAGGTTCAATTCAAAACCTACCCCGGAATGATGCACAGCTCCTGCCCTCAG GAGATGATGGCGGTGAAGGAATTCATTGAGAAGCTGCTGCCCCGGATCTAA